DNA from Methylobacterium currus:
GCTCGGCTTTCGACATCGCCGGCAAGGGCATTGCCAACCCGGTCGCGACGTTCTGGACCGCCTGCCAGATGTTGGAGCACCTCGGCGAGAAGCCTGCGGCTGACCGGCTGATGCGTGCGGTGGAGCGGGTGACCGCCGATCCGCGCCTGCATACCCCCGATCTCGGCGGCAAGGCGACGACCCGCCAGGTCACCGACGCGGTCATCGCGGCGATCCAGGGCGACAACGAGTAAGGGGGACGCCGTGACCGAGCCCGGAGATCTCCTGCGGCGGCTGTTCGCGGCCGCCGTGGCGGCGGCCGATCCCGCCGTCAGCCTTGCCCGGCACCTGCCCGAGCCGCCCCGCGGCCGCACGATCGTCGTCGGGGCGGGGAAGGCCGCAGCGTCGATGGCCCGCGCCGTCGAGGCGGCGTGGCCAGGAGACCTCTCCGGACTCGTGGTCACCCGCTACGGTCACGGCGCGCCGACCACCCGGATCGAGGTGGTCGAGGCGTCCCACCCGGTACCGGATGCGGCTGGCGAAGCTGCCTCTCGGCGGATCCTCGACCTCGTCGCCGGGCTTGGACCCGACGACCTCGTCCTGTGCCTGATCTCCGGCGGCGGCTCGGCCCTGCTGTCGCTGCCGGCGCCGGGGCTCACCCTCGCCGACAAGCAGGCGGTCCACCGCGCTCTGCTGAAATCCGGTGCCGCCATCGGCGAGATGAACTGCGTGCGTCGCCACCTCTCGGCGATCAAGGGCGGGCGGCTCGCCGCCGCCTGCCACCCGGCCCGGGTGGTGACGCTGCTGATCTCCGACACGCCCGGCGACGATCCCCTCGACATCGCCTCCGGCCCGACCGTCGCGGACCCCACCACCTGTGCTGATGCGCTGGCGATCCTCGAGCGCCATCGGATCGTGGTCCCGGAGGCGGTGCGCCTCCACCTCGCCACCGGTCGGGGTGAATCGGTCAAGCCCGGTGATCCGCGGCTCGGCCCCTCCGACCTGCGGATGGTCGCAACCCCGCTGATGGCGCTTGACGCCGCCGCGGACCTCGCCCGGCGCGAGGGCATCACCCCCTGGATCCTCGGCGACGCGCTCGAGGGCGAGGCGCGCGAGGTCGGCAAGGTCATGGCCGGGATCGCCCGGAGCGTTGCCGCCCACGGCCTGCCGGTGCCCAAACCCTGCGTGCTCCTCTCGGGCGGCGAGACCACCGTGACGGTGCGCGGCGACGGCCGCGGCGGGCGGAACGTGGAATTCCTGCTGGCGCTCGGGGCCGCGCTCGACGGCCATCCCGGCATCCACGCCGTGGCCGGCGACACCGACGGCGTCGACGGCGTGGAGGAGATCGCAGGCGCCGTGCTGGGGCCCGACACCCCGGCGCGCGCCGTCACGCTCGGCCTGTCGCTCGCGGCGAGCCTCGACTGCAACGACGGGCACGGCTTCTTCGAAGCCCTGGGCGACGGCGTCGTCACCGGGCCGACGCTCACCAACGTCAACGACTTTCGGGCGATCCTGATCGTCTGACCTCCCTCCCCACGACACCAGAAGGCGGCCGTTCCGCGCGGCCGGATGCATCATGCGCCGTCACCGCCACGCCAAGATCGTCGCCACCGTGGGTCCCGCGACTTCCACCCCCGGGCGGCTGAAAGCCCTGTTCCTGGCCGGCGTCGACACCTTCCGTCTCAACTTCAGTCACGGCACGCACGACGACCACGCCGCGGTCCACGCCGCCATCCGTGCGCTCGAGGCGGAGGTCGGCCGCCCGATCGGGATCCTTCAGGACCTCCAGGGCCCGAAGATCCGCATTGGCACCGTCGAGGACGGCCGCCTCGATCTCGCGGCGGGCGAGAGCGTGCGCTTCGTGCGGGAAGGCCGCGACGGCGACAAGCAGGCTCTCCCGCTGCCCCACCCGGAGATCTTCGCCGCCGTCGTGCCGGGGCAGGAGCTGCTGATCGACGACGGCCGCGTGCGGGTGCGCGTCACCGGCCTGGATGCCGACTCCATCACCGCCGAGGTGGTGACCGGCGGGATCATCTCCAACCGCAAAGGCGTCAACCTGCCCGGCACTCTGCTCGACCTCTCGCCGTTGACGGCAAAGGACCGCGCCGATCTCGCCTTCGGCCTCGAGCTGGGCGTCGACTGGGTCGCCCTGTCCTTCGTCCAGAAGCCGTCCGACATGGTCGAGGCGCGCGCCCTGGTCGGCGACCGGGCCGGGCTTCTGGCGAAGATCGAGAAGCCGCAGGCGCTGGAGCGGATCGAGGACATCATCCGCCTGTCGGACGCGGTGATGGTCGCCCGCGGCGACCTCGGCGTCGAGATCCCGCATGAGGATGTGCCTGGCCGCCAGAAGGAGCTGATCCGCGCCTGCCGGCTGGCAGTGAAGCCGGTGATCGTGGCGACGCAAATGCTCGACTCGATGGTCGGCGCGCCGGCCCCGACCCGAGCGGAGGCCTCGGACGTTGCGACTGCGATCTACGATGGCGCTGATGCGGTGATGCTCTCGGCCGAGTCGGCGACCGGCCGGTATCCGGTCGAGGCCGTGTCGATGATGGACCGGATCATCCGCTCGGTGGAGGGGCACAAGCTCTACCGCTCGATCGTAGCGGCCTCCGACCCGGGCGAGGAGGAGACGCCCCCCCACGCGGTGGCGACCGCGACCGCGACGCTCGCCGAGGCGCTTCACGCCAAGGCGATCGTGACCTACACGGCGAGCGGCACCACCGCGGCCCGGGTAGCGCGCAAGCGGCCCGAGCCGCCGATCCTTGCGCTGACGCCGAACCTCGCGACCGCGCGACGGCTGTGCCTGCTCTGGGGCGCGCACAGCGTGCAGACTGAGGATGTGGACAGCTACGAGGAGATGGTCGCCAAGGCCGCGCAGCACGCGCAAGCGGAGGAGTTCGCGAAGCCCAACGACCACATCGTTATCGCGGCCGGCATCCCCTTCCATACCACCGGCAACACCAACAATATTCGGCTGGTGCAGATCTGAATGCAGATCAGATATGCGGCTGGGCGATCAGACGATTCGGGTCACAGCGTAGCGTTCCTGCCGCAGGACGCCATGGTCGATGCCAGGATTGCCGTCTTCGCCGCATCACGTCGTTAGGCTTGCGGGACCATCGGGCAGATGACGCCAGAACGTGGCGTCCTCGTCGGGATGCCA
Protein-coding regions in this window:
- a CDS encoding glycerate kinase type-2 family protein, whose protein sequence is MTEPGDLLRRLFAAAVAAADPAVSLARHLPEPPRGRTIVVGAGKAAASMARAVEAAWPGDLSGLVVTRYGHGAPTTRIEVVEASHPVPDAAGEAASRRILDLVAGLGPDDLVLCLISGGGSALLSLPAPGLTLADKQAVHRALLKSGAAIGEMNCVRRHLSAIKGGRLAAACHPARVVTLLISDTPGDDPLDIASGPTVADPTTCADALAILERHRIVVPEAVRLHLATGRGESVKPGDPRLGPSDLRMVATPLMALDAAADLARREGITPWILGDALEGEAREVGKVMAGIARSVAAHGLPVPKPCVLLSGGETTVTVRGDGRGGRNVEFLLALGAALDGHPGIHAVAGDTDGVDGVEEIAGAVLGPDTPARAVTLGLSLAASLDCNDGHGFFEALGDGVVTGPTLTNVNDFRAILIV
- the pyk gene encoding pyruvate kinase — encoded protein: MRRHRHAKIVATVGPATSTPGRLKALFLAGVDTFRLNFSHGTHDDHAAVHAAIRALEAEVGRPIGILQDLQGPKIRIGTVEDGRLDLAAGESVRFVREGRDGDKQALPLPHPEIFAAVVPGQELLIDDGRVRVRVTGLDADSITAEVVTGGIISNRKGVNLPGTLLDLSPLTAKDRADLAFGLELGVDWVALSFVQKPSDMVEARALVGDRAGLLAKIEKPQALERIEDIIRLSDAVMVARGDLGVEIPHEDVPGRQKELIRACRLAVKPVIVATQMLDSMVGAPAPTRAEASDVATAIYDGADAVMLSAESATGRYPVEAVSMMDRIIRSVEGHKLYRSIVAASDPGEEETPPHAVATATATLAEALHAKAIVTYTASGTTAARVARKRPEPPILALTPNLATARRLCLLWGAHSVQTEDVDSYEEMVAKAAQHAQAEEFAKPNDHIVIAAGIPFHTTGNTNNIRLVQI